One window from the genome of Halostella litorea encodes:
- a CDS encoding DUF6684 family protein, whose product MAERYIDRETLLDLTVNIIPLGILAFFFVLFLVVSPWGWDPLFTTLMLGLIVWHFLLLALLTWLAGRTIAKEERTGEPQHTE is encoded by the coding sequence ATGGCGGAGCGCTACATCGACCGCGAGACGCTGCTGGACCTCACGGTGAACATCATCCCCCTCGGGATACTCGCGTTCTTCTTCGTCCTCTTCCTCGTCGTGTCGCCGTGGGGGTGGGACCCGCTGTTCACGACGCTGATGCTCGGCCTGATCGTCTGGCACTTCCTCCTGCTCGCGCTCCTGACGTGGCTCGCCGGCCGGACTATCGCCAAGGAGGAACGCACCGGCGAACCGCAACACACCGAGTAG
- a CDS encoding molybdopterin-dependent oxidoreductase yields the protein MRDAPGPVARGVAWLRPSPRVVDWSLFALVAFEVGSGLVSFTLGTPNWWPVFWAHRIAGLTLVAVLAFKLARVRHRLTDSDRWRPSTALSVLTLAAALGALGSGIAWALGVDVRLAYWTLLSVHVGFGLALVPLLLLHVRSRFRPPRRADFDGRRTALRYSALLVAGAVAYRGQELVGRLAGTAAADRRFTGSQPREGDGNAAFPVTSWVADDPDPVDLDSWSLTVDGAVAAPAELGYADLDPAAEREALLDCTSGWYTVQSWRGVRVGDLLDAAGPAADASHVRFVSVTGYRWSLPIEEARDALLATRVDDEPLAHGHGAPLRLVAPGRRGFQWVKWVERVEVRRRGDPAQWLVTLVSGFD from the coding sequence ATGCGCGACGCGCCCGGTCCGGTCGCACGCGGGGTGGCGTGGCTCCGCCCGTCGCCGCGGGTCGTCGACTGGTCGCTGTTCGCCCTCGTCGCCTTCGAGGTCGGCTCCGGGCTCGTCTCGTTCACGCTCGGCACGCCGAACTGGTGGCCCGTGTTCTGGGCCCACCGGATCGCCGGGCTGACGCTGGTCGCGGTGCTGGCGTTCAAGCTCGCCCGCGTCCGCCATCGGCTGACCGACAGCGACCGGTGGCGGCCGTCGACGGCGCTGTCGGTCCTGACGCTCGCCGCCGCCCTCGGCGCGCTGGGGTCGGGGATCGCCTGGGCGCTCGGCGTCGACGTCCGCCTCGCGTACTGGACGCTGCTGTCGGTCCACGTCGGGTTCGGGCTGGCGCTCGTCCCGCTCCTCCTGCTCCACGTCCGCAGTCGGTTCAGGCCGCCCCGGCGGGCGGACTTCGACGGCCGGCGCACGGCGCTCCGGTACTCGGCCCTGCTCGTCGCCGGGGCGGTCGCCTACCGCGGCCAGGAACTCGTCGGCCGCCTCGCCGGCACCGCGGCGGCGGACCGCCGGTTCACCGGCTCCCAGCCCCGGGAGGGCGATGGCAACGCCGCGTTCCCGGTCACGTCGTGGGTCGCGGACGACCCCGACCCCGTCGACCTCGATTCGTGGTCGCTGACGGTCGACGGCGCGGTGGCCGCCCCCGCCGAACTCGGGTACGCCGACCTCGACCCCGCCGCCGAGCGCGAGGCGCTGCTCGACTGCACGAGCGGCTGGTACACGGTCCAGTCGTGGCGCGGCGTCCGCGTCGGCGACCTGCTCGACGCGGCGGGGCCGGCGGCCGACGCCAGCCACGTCCGCTTCGTCTCCGTGACGGGTTACCGCTGGAGCCTCCCCATCGAGGAGGCCCGCGACGCCCTGCTCGCCACGCGGGTGGACGACGAACCGCTCGCCCACGGCCACGGCGCGCCGCTGCGCCTCGTCGCGCCCGGCCGCCGCGGCTTCCAGTGGGTGAAGTGGGTCGAGCGCGTCGAGGTCCG